A window from Neodiprion fabricii isolate iyNeoFabr1 chromosome 2, iyNeoFabr1.1, whole genome shotgun sequence encodes these proteins:
- the LOC124174853 gene encoding uncharacterized protein LOC124174853 isoform X4, producing the protein MLTLMCPNCRHRFPAPGCCDSSLMPSMPRDQFSTSCGGDFLVPRGYLHGGGCVINSPTILQGPAIIHGLGAAQDALYNNQNEFTNLILRSDQPKLEQQSQMNGKSGSRSSSPIDGRISSHSQIGDTRDLTATGKKRNIEALIPEPNPQRGIFQNPHPMLFPPPSGCQELPGTRASADSGSAGTAFDFRFHEAEDYADWTRRKNGEVPKLTGSLGPANMTKSSAVSVAAGTVIQVNATLQLPPNVGQCTVNITATANSVPSSSSSRSRNNFHGGGIVEPEAFGNTGYGCDREDNSPTTPVSWVLPFPWGTNGNSGNNSTDLERISAAQRVLQISGWYHEGLSWQQSAALLNNSPVGSWLMRDSSDKRYMYAVSVQTARGPTAVRVHYLCGKFRLDAEPRMAPLMPMFDCPIKMIEYYIEYSKKMKEQKEVWVDHSGQLYSQIYLTKPIAKEVRSLSHFARLAINRSKISTKELPAPLRNYITEYPYTE; encoded by the coding sequence ATGTTGACTCTGATGTGCCCAAACTGTCGACACCGATTCCCGGCACCGGGATGCTGCGATTCGTCGCTGATGCCGTCGATGCCGAGGGATCAGTTCTCGACGAGCTGCGGGGGCGATTTTCTCGTGCCCCGAGGCTACCTTCACGGCGGAGGCTGCGTGATAAACTCACCGACCATTCTCCAGGGTCCCGCGATAATTCACGGATTGGGAGCGGCGCAGGACGCGCTTTACAACAACCAAAACGAATTCACGAATTTGATACTCCGTAGCGATCAGCCGAAACTTGAGCAGCAATCCCAGATGAATGGGAAAAGCGGCAGCCGTTCCTCGTCGCCGATCGACGGTCGGATATCGTCTCACAGTCAGATCGGAGACACCCGGGATTTGACCGCAACGGGGAAGAAGCGTAACATCGAGGCATTGATCCCCGAGCCGAATCCCCAGAGGGGAATATTCCAGAACCCCCATCCGATGCTTTTCCCACCGCCGAGCGGGTGTCAGGAGCTTCCGGGAACGCGGGCGTCCGCGGATTCCGGCTCGGCGGGCACCGCCTTCGACTTCCGGTTCCACGAGGCCGAGGATTACGCGGATTGGACGCGGAGGAAAAACGGCGAGGTGCCGAAACTGACAGGGTCGCTCGGTCCGGCGAACATGACGAAATCTTCGGCGGTTTCCGTCGCTGCCGGAACCGTCATCCAGGTCAACGCGACCCTCCAACTTCCGCCGAACGTCGGTCAGTGCACCGTCAATATAACTGCGACAGCTAACTCCGTGCCGAGTTCGAGCAGCTCTAGGAGTCGGAACAACTTCCACGGCGGTGGAATCGTCGAACCCGAGGCTTTCGGGAATACCGGATACGGCTGCGATCGCGAGGACAACAGCCCGACCACTCCCGTTTCCTGGGTACTGCCATTCCCCTGGGGAACGAACGGGAACTCCGGGAACAACAGCACCGACTTGGAGAGAATCAGCGCCGCTCAGAGGGTACTCCAGATATCCGGATGGTACCACGAGGGTCTCAGTTGGCAGCAGAGCGCCGCTCTACTAAACAATTCTCCGGTAGGATCGTGGCTGATGAGGGATAGCTCGGACAAGCGGTACATGTACGCCGTTTCCGTTCAAACTGCCCGTGGACCGACGGCCGTAAGGGTTCACTACCTCTGCGGGAAGTTTCGACTCGACGCCGAACCCCGCATGGCGCCGTTGATGCCGATGTTCGATTGCCCTATTAAAATGATCGAGTATTATATAGAGTACTCGAAGAAGATGAAGGAGCAGAAGGAGGTTTGGGTCGATCACAGCGGGCAGCTATACAGTCAGATTTATCTAACGAAACCTATTGCCAAGGAGGTCAGGTCCTTGTCACATTTTGCGAGGCTCGCTATTAACAGGAGCAAAATATCTACCAAGGAATTGCCGGCACCACTCAGGAATTATATTACGGAGTATCCTTACACCGAGTGA